Genomic DNA from Mus musculus strain C57BL/6J chromosome 11, GRCm38.p6 C57BL/6J:
CTCCACccccttaagtgctgggattactcgTATGTGTCACCATGTTTATCAACTCTGTTTTGAAATTCTTAACCCAGTTTTGGACAGAGAGTACTGCATATCCAGCTTAGGTAGGGCCTTACAAACTCTGAAGTAACGCCGAGGCTCCTTGCAATACGATTAGGTGAAATTCTCTGCCTAAGGTGCATAGCACATCAAAGAATGAGCAAATGCTGTCGCCCCTTACTTTAGGAGTATCCTGTGTGTGATGGACTAATGCCTGAATGATTGAGACAGCATGAAAGGGAGGCACCAGGCCAAGAGGAAAGGGGAATGGGGGTTGAGAGGGCTATGAGGACATTCAGATTGTCAAGGAGTTTCTGCCTCAGCAGGTAATGGGTGCGGGGGTCCTGATCCAGCTGCCACACCCCTCAAAAAGTCCACTTGGTAAGAGCTGAGGACGTAGATTCCAGTCTTTATTAGGCGGGTGTAGTCTTCGTCCCCAAGACGCGGTCAGTCCCTAGTTGGGTTTCAGGATGTGTCAGGGGGTCCACAGATCAGTGCTCAACCTGCACGATCCGCCCTCGAGGAGGCGGGGCTTCGCGCGCAGGCGCTAAAGCGTCTCAGAGGAAGGGATTAGTGCCAGCCTGCGGGGGCAGCGGCCCCATTGGGCCGGACGTGGGCAGCAGTGGCTGAGGCAAGCTCGCCGGCGGCGGGGCGAAGGCTCCCGCTTGCGGGAAGACGCTGACCGAGGCGGGGAGGGTCGCGCCTACCGGCACGCTGCTGAGCGGAAGGGGCAGAGAGGCGCTGTAGGTCATAGAGCCCACGGGCGCCCCGACGGGTCCCCCCGGCGGCAGGCCCAGAGCAGGGGAGCCGGTACGCATCTGGTTTAGGGTCGGCCTGCCCTGATCGCCCGCGCCAAACGGGTTGGTTGGGGACGGAACACCCAGACCTGCGGACAAAAGGACAGAAGATAGGGACTTGGCAATGACTGGAGAGGGGCGGCCCCGTGgggtcccagacaccaggccAGAATGCTCTACCTGTCAGGAAGGGATTCCGGGTCCTTGCAGCCAGGGGTGCCTTGACTAGTGAGTCCAAGTTGACCAAAGAAGAGGCAGAGGGGCCCAGGAAGGACTCCGGAGTCCGGCAGGGGCGCGCTTCCTTTCCTGGCTGCTGCGGTAGCGCCTCTCCTAGCACACCCAGGTCAAGGGCTTCAGGTTCCTTCATGCCATTCTGCTTGCAACTGGGGCTGGAGTCTCCAAATGGGTCTAGCTCTAGAAGAGAGTTGATCAGTTCAGTagtggggaaggaagagggcaGAGGCGCCCCTGGAGTCTCTCCAAGACCAAGCAGCTGTATCCCCTGGCCTCTTGCTCACCCACAGTGCTGGGGGACTTCCCCGTGGGCAGGGCCTGGGCACTGTCCCGGCTCTCCTTGGGTTCTGTGGATTCTAGAGGTTTGGCAAATGGGTCGAAGGGCGAGGCACCACCTAGAGCTAGCcagaagaaagagggaaatgGAGTGAGCTAGAAGAAAGGTTGGGTCCGGGAAATGGTCTCGCCATAGACTGTTGCTGGATTAAAGGGAAAGGGACCTAGTAGTCCCCAGCTTCTTACCCCTATGACCCCCACTTACCAGAGGTGTCAGAGGTCTCCATAGAGGCCCCCCAAGGGTCTGCTCCAGTGCTGGGGAGTTTGCGGGTAGGGGAGCTTGGTGCCCAGGGGTCTGCGATGGGGGGTCCAGAAGGTAGCACTGGGGTCCTGCCCCAGGGCTCAGAGGAAGAAAGAGTAGGAAGCAAATCCCAAGGCTGGCTTCGGGACAGGGCATTTCCAGAGGGAACTGGAGACCAGGGGTCTGCAGAAGGTCCCCAAGAGGAGCCACTTGGCTCTGTGTTCGGCctgagacctggaaaggagagggagatagCACACATATTATCCCAACACTCCCCCACCCTTTGCTCAAGGTCCTTCCCAGATGCCCAGCCCAGGTTGGGTGATGTGCCCACTTCACAAGTGGGATGCTGACTTGGAGCAAGCAGCTCTCTCAAGTCCATGGTTAACAAGCCCAGGAGCC
This window encodes:
- the Epn3 gene encoding epsin-3 isoform 2 (isoform 2 is encoded by transcript variant 2), which codes for MTTSALRRQVKNIVHNYSEAEIKVREATSNDPWGPPSSLMSEIADLTFNTVAFAEVMGMVWRRLNDSGKNWRHVYKALTLLDYLLKTGSERVAHQCRENLYTIQTLKDFQYIDRDGKDQGVNVREKVKQVMALLKDEERLRQERTHALKTKERMALEGMGIGSGQLGYSRRSRGSPSSYTSASSSPRYASDLEQARPQTSGEEELQLQLALAMSREEAERGVRSWKGDDSPVANGAEPAGQRRQRDREPEREERKEEEKLKTSQSSILDLADIFAPAPALPSTHCSADPWDIPGLRPNTEPSGSSWGPSADPWSPVPSGNALSRSQPWDLLPTLSSSEPWGRTPVLPSGPPIADPWAPSSPTRKLPSTGADPWGASMETSDTSALGGASPFDPFAKPLESTEPKESRDSAQALPTGKSPSTVELDPFGDSSPSCKQNGMKEPEALDLGVLGEALPQQPGKEARPCRTPESFLGPSASSLVNLDSLVKAPLAARTRNPFLTGLGVPSPTNPFGAGDQGRPTLNQMRTGSPALGLPPGGPVGAPVGSMTYSASLPLPLSSVPVGATLPASVSVFPQAGAFAPPPASLPQPLLPTSGPMGPLPPQAGTNPFL